The Planctomycetota bacterium genome window below encodes:
- a CDS encoding sigma-70 family RNA polymerase sigma factor has protein sequence MTDEFRSLVERCCRGDQRAIRALVDRYQQQVFGLCLRMLRNSHDAEDVAQETFLRAVRSLDRWDPDREFLPWLMTIAANRCRTALAARPKRGTTLDEPEQLVDRSADPHAAGQLSEEVGQALGQMRDEYRQALLLFHQADLSYVEIAQALDVPVGTVRTWVHRGRRELADRLRRRQAIEEYPSALRRV, from the coding sequence GTGACCGACGAATTCCGCAGCCTGGTCGAACGATGCTGCCGGGGCGATCAGCGGGCGATCCGCGCGCTCGTCGATCGCTATCAACAGCAGGTGTTCGGCCTCTGTCTGCGCATGCTGCGCAACTCGCACGATGCCGAGGACGTCGCGCAAGAGACGTTCCTCCGGGCGGTGCGCAGCCTGGACCGCTGGGATCCCGACCGCGAGTTCCTACCCTGGCTGATGACCATTGCCGCCAACCGGTGCCGGACGGCCCTGGCGGCGCGACCCAAGCGGGGGACGACGCTCGACGAGCCTGAACAACTCGTCGACCGATCGGCCGATCCGCACGCTGCCGGGCAGCTTTCCGAAGAAGTAGGGCAGGCGCTGGGACAGATGCGCGACGAGTATCGTCAGGCGCTGTTGCTATTTCATCAGGCCGATTTGAGTTATGTGGAGATTGCACAGGCGCTCGATGTGCCTGTGGGGACGGTGCGGACCTGGGTTCACCGGGGCCGCCGCGAACTGGCCGACCGGCTTCGTCGGCGTCAGGCAATCGAGGAGTATCCCAGTGCGTTGCGAAGAGTTTGA
- the gcvPB gene encoding aminomethyl-transferring glycine dehydrogenase subunit GcvPB — MRNQQATQTLFELSKPGRRAAVMPACDVPVRPLGELVPAAHLAAAAPELPELAEFDVIRHFTNLSTLNMSVDTHCYPLGSCTMKYNPKRNERLASLPGMLDVHPYQPDDTVQGLLELLYSVQQMLAEISGLPAVSLQPAAGAQGEMTALMVAAAHFRALGQERTRVLVPDTAHGTNPASAAVAGFETVGVRSHASGFVDLDDLQSKLDAQAAVFMITNPNTLGMFDRQIRRACDLVHAAGGLVYLDGANMNAILGISRPGDVGADMMHFNPHKTFSGPHGGGGPGAGPIAVAAKLEPFLPSPVVARQGERYRLDFDRPQSIGRVRTFFGQVGVLVRTYCYLRTYGPEGLRQVSENAVLNANYLLSRLKDVLPVPQGDRCMHEFVATASTAKAEKDISAMDIAKRLLDYGFHAPTIYFPLTVREAMMIEPTETESKETLDALADAIIKILDEPADLLHEAPHSTVMSRADEVRAARKPVLCA; from the coding sequence ATGCGTAACCAACAAGCGACCCAGACGTTGTTCGAATTGTCCAAGCCAGGTCGACGCGCGGCCGTGATGCCGGCCTGCGACGTGCCGGTGCGCCCGCTGGGCGAGCTGGTTCCGGCGGCGCATCTGGCCGCGGCAGCCCCCGAGTTGCCCGAGCTGGCCGAGTTCGACGTGATTCGCCACTTCACGAACTTGTCGACCTTGAACATGTCGGTCGACACCCACTGCTATCCGCTCGGCTCGTGTACGATGAAGTACAACCCCAAACGGAACGAGCGCCTGGCGTCGCTGCCCGGCATGCTTGATGTGCATCCGTACCAGCCCGACGACACGGTGCAAGGGCTGCTCGAGCTGCTGTACAGCGTGCAGCAAATGCTGGCCGAGATTTCGGGTTTGCCAGCCGTATCGCTGCAACCAGCCGCCGGGGCGCAAGGCGAAATGACCGCGCTGATGGTCGCGGCCGCCCACTTCCGCGCGCTCGGGCAAGAGCGCACGCGCGTGCTGGTGCCCGACACAGCCCACGGCACCAACCCGGCCAGCGCCGCGGTCGCCGGCTTCGAGACGGTCGGCGTGCGCAGCCACGCCTCGGGCTTTGTCGACCTGGACGACTTGCAAAGCAAGCTCGACGCCCAGGCCGCCGTGTTCATGATTACCAATCCGAACACGCTGGGGATGTTCGATCGGCAGATTCGCCGGGCGTGCGACCTGGTCCACGCGGCCGGCGGGCTGGTCTACCTGGACGGCGCGAACATGAACGCCATCCTCGGCATCAGCCGGCCGGGCGACGTCGGCGCCGACATGATGCACTTCAACCCGCATAAGACGTTCAGCGGGCCGCACGGCGGCGGCGGGCCGGGGGCCGGGCCGATTGCCGTGGCCGCCAAACTCGAACCGTTCTTGCCCTCGCCCGTGGTCGCCAGGCAAGGGGAGCGGTATCGGCTGGACTTTGACCGGCCGCAATCGATTGGCCGCGTGCGGACCTTCTTTGGCCAGGTCGGCGTGCTGGTCCGCACCTATTGCTACTTGCGCACCTACGGCCCCGAAGGGCTGCGCCAGGTCAGCGAGAACGCCGTGCTCAACGCCAACTATCTGCTCAGCCGGCTGAAGGACGTGCTGCCAGTGCCGCAAGGGGACCGTTGCATGCACGAGTTCGTCGCCACCGCGTCGACGGCCAAGGCCGAGAAAGACATCTCGGCCATGGACATTGCCAAGCGGTTACTCGACTACGGCTTCCACGCGCCGACGATTTACTTCCCGCTGACGGTGCGCGAGGCGATGATGATCGAGCCGACCGAGACCGAGAGCAAGGAAACGCTCGACGCCCTGGCCGACGCGATCATCAAGATTCTCGACGAGCCGGCTGACCTGCTGCACGAAGCGCCCCACAGCACCGTGATGAGCCGGGCCGACGAAGTCCGCGCCGCGCGCAAGCCGGTCCTGTGCGCTTGA
- a CDS encoding FHA domain-containing protein, producing MQVKLKLLTGTRAGQEIAVPGPRFRIGRDASCQLRAKSDAIAEAHCEVQVEPGAATLVDLDSATGTFLNGKRLSGSSPLKAGDRFRVGPLEFGVEIIIRVAGTKKPKVNSVEEAAARMAGAGGADDLDIDSLLNGDDAGTAPSRYAAQLTPDEIAALGTGGGQAKPSSSPAKSPPSNDNTRDKAADALNKMHRNR from the coding sequence ATGCAAGTCAAGTTGAAGTTGTTGACCGGTACGCGCGCCGGGCAGGAAATCGCGGTGCCCGGCCCGCGGTTCCGCATCGGTCGCGATGCGTCGTGCCAGTTGCGGGCCAAAAGCGACGCCATTGCCGAAGCCCATTGCGAAGTGCAAGTCGAGCCCGGCGCGGCCACGCTGGTCGACTTGGACAGTGCGACGGGAACCTTCTTGAACGGCAAGCGATTGAGCGGGTCGTCACCATTGAAGGCGGGGGACCGATTCCGAGTGGGGCCGCTTGAGTTCGGCGTCGAGATCATCATTCGCGTGGCCGGCACAAAAAAGCCCAAGGTCAACAGCGTCGAAGAGGCAGCCGCGCGAATGGCCGGTGCCGGAGGGGCCGACGACCTCGACATTGACAGTTTGCTCAACGGCGACGATGCCGGCACGGCCCCATCGCGTTACGCCGCGCAGCTTACGCCCGACGAGATCGCGGCCCTGGGGACGGGAGGGGGCCAGGCGAAACCATCTTCCTCGCCCGCCAAGTCGCCGCCGTCGAACGACAACACTCGCGACAAGGCGGCCGACGCGCTCAACAAAATGCACCGAAATCGGTAA
- the gcvPA gene encoding aminomethyl-transferring glycine dehydrogenase subunit GcvPA: MSYILNTTAEQQAMLAAIGAKSIDELFAMIPADCQLNRPLDLPPALTEQELTAHMQQLAGRNVSCQQSVCFLGGGSYDHFIPAAVDALASRGEFFTSYTPYQPEVSQGNLQVFFEYQSLITRLTGMDVSNASLYDGGSAAAEAVLMSLAVTGRSGRVVVAGSVHPEYRQILATYLRDLGVELVTVATPNGTVSLDQLTAAITPETACVLVQQPNFFGCLEEVEAIGRAAKAAGAVFAVAVDPLSLGVLNRPGSYGADIVVAEGQSLGNPLAFGGPYLGIIACREDFVRRLPGRIAGQTVDRLGRRCWVLTLQTREQHIRREKATSNICTNQGLFALRATIYLSLMGPQGLRELGELCLQKAAYAKQTLTAGRRLQPAFDAPVFKEFVLRDTENNVEQLLAQAADAGFFGGLPLGRWYPELSDCVLVAVTEKRTRCEIDRLAAAFHASGAQKTTGVASADNCIPTPHGATRTAHA; the protein is encoded by the coding sequence ATGTCATACATCCTCAACACCACGGCGGAACAGCAGGCGATGCTGGCCGCGATTGGCGCCAAGTCGATCGACGAATTGTTCGCCATGATCCCGGCCGATTGCCAACTGAATCGGCCGCTCGACTTGCCCCCGGCGCTGACCGAGCAAGAGTTGACCGCCCACATGCAGCAACTGGCCGGGCGCAATGTCTCGTGCCAGCAAAGTGTTTGCTTTCTCGGCGGCGGCAGCTACGACCACTTCATCCCCGCGGCTGTCGATGCCCTGGCTTCGCGTGGCGAGTTCTTCACCTCGTACACGCCGTATCAGCCCGAGGTCAGCCAGGGGAACCTGCAGGTCTTCTTCGAATATCAGTCGCTGATCACGCGGCTGACGGGCATGGACGTCTCGAACGCCAGCTTGTACGACGGCGGCAGCGCCGCGGCCGAGGCGGTGTTGATGAGCCTGGCCGTGACCGGCCGCAGTGGCCGCGTCGTCGTAGCCGGCAGCGTGCATCCCGAGTATCGCCAAATCCTGGCCACGTACCTGCGCGACCTGGGCGTCGAACTCGTTACAGTGGCAACGCCAAATGGCACGGTGTCGCTCGATCAATTGACTGCGGCCATTACACCCGAGACGGCTTGCGTGCTAGTTCAACAGCCGAACTTTTTCGGTTGTTTAGAGGAGGTCGAGGCAATTGGTCGCGCGGCCAAAGCGGCCGGCGCGGTGTTCGCCGTGGCGGTCGATCCACTGAGTCTGGGTGTGCTTAACCGGCCGGGTAGCTACGGCGCGGACATTGTCGTGGCCGAAGGACAATCGCTTGGCAATCCGCTGGCGTTTGGTGGGCCTTACTTGGGGATCATCGCCTGTCGCGAAGACTTCGTGCGACGACTGCCGGGGCGCATCGCGGGCCAGACGGTCGATCGGCTCGGCCGCCGCTGCTGGGTGCTAACGCTGCAAACACGCGAGCAGCATATTCGCCGCGAGAAAGCCACGAGCAACATCTGCACTAACCAGGGGCTGTTCGCGCTGCGAGCCACGATTTATCTGTCGCTGATGGGGCCGCAAGGCCTGCGCGAGCTGGGCGAGTTGTGCCTGCAGAAAGCCGCGTACGCCAAGCAGACGCTGACCGCGGGTCGGCGGTTGCAACCGGCCTTTGACGCGCCGGTGTTCAAGGAGTTCGTCCTCCGCGACACAGAAAACAACGTCGAGCAGCTCTTGGCCCAGGCGGCCGACGCCGGCTTCTTTGGCGGCCTGCCGCTGGGGCGCTGGTATCCCGAACTAAGCGACTGTGTCCTGGTGGCGGTAACCGAAAAGCGAACACGCTGCGAGATCGATCGGCTGGCCGCGGCCTTCCACGCCAGCGGTGCTCAAAAGACGACTGGCGTGGCCAGCGCCGACAACTGCATTCCCACGCCTCATGGAGCGACTCGAACGGCTCATGCGTAA
- the gcvH gene encoding glycine cleavage system protein GcvH, translating to MTPANLLFAKTHEWLRVEPQADGGRVATVGVSDFALQALTDLVHVELPKKGRQLKAGEPFGEIESVKAVSDLYSPISGEIVAVHEGVVDQLDALKDDPYGKGWLIQVRLSNEGELKNLLAPAAYEKQCAEEGH from the coding sequence GTGACCCCTGCGAATTTGCTCTTTGCCAAGACGCACGAATGGCTGCGCGTCGAACCTCAGGCCGACGGCGGACGTGTGGCGACCGTGGGCGTGTCGGACTTCGCGCTCCAGGCTCTGACCGATCTGGTCCACGTCGAGTTGCCGAAGAAGGGTCGCCAGCTCAAGGCTGGCGAACCGTTCGGCGAAATCGAATCGGTCAAAGCGGTCAGCGATCTGTACAGCCCGATCAGCGGCGAAATCGTCGCGGTCCACGAGGGCGTCGTCGATCAACTCGATGCGCTTAAGGACGACCCGTACGGCAAGGGCTGGCTGATTCAGGTCCGCCTCAGTAACGAAGGAGAGCTGAAGAACCTGCTCGCCCCGGCGGCCTATGAAAAGCAGTGCGCCGAGGAGGGGCACTAG
- a CDS encoding lipoate--protein ligase family protein, with the protein MTPARVIFDAAHDGAWNMTADHWLAEHAATAGRAVLRFYQWSPATLSLGYFQQHAERARHAASERVAWVRRSSGGGAILHDRELTYSLAMPVAAASISSTQALYDAAHGSLIATLAGWGVTATLCHAPAKVSPSNEAFLCFQRRAEGDVLVGDQKVAGSAQRRLGDVVLQHGSVLLAHSEFTPELPGINDLCGTRLSADELARAWLPRLAEACRLQVTIEPFTAAEQEQIAAQVANRFGNDAWNQRR; encoded by the coding sequence ATGACTCCTGCTCGTGTGATCTTTGACGCGGCGCACGACGGGGCTTGGAATATGACGGCCGACCATTGGCTGGCCGAGCATGCCGCGACGGCCGGTCGGGCCGTGCTGCGGTTCTACCAGTGGTCGCCGGCGACGTTGTCGCTCGGTTATTTTCAGCAGCATGCCGAGCGTGCCCGGCACGCCGCCAGTGAACGTGTGGCCTGGGTCCGCCGGTCGAGTGGCGGCGGCGCGATTCTGCACGATCGTGAGCTGACGTACAGCCTGGCGATGCCCGTCGCCGCGGCTTCGATCTCATCGACCCAGGCGTTGTACGACGCGGCTCATGGTTCGCTGATCGCGACGCTGGCTGGGTGGGGCGTTACGGCCACGCTCTGTCACGCGCCGGCTAAGGTTTCGCCGAGCAATGAGGCGTTCTTATGCTTTCAGCGCCGCGCCGAAGGGGATGTCTTAGTTGGCGACCAGAAGGTGGCCGGCAGCGCGCAGCGCCGGCTGGGCGATGTGGTGCTCCAGCATGGCAGCGTGCTGTTGGCACACAGCGAGTTCACGCCCGAGCTGCCCGGCATTAACGACCTATGCGGCACGCGACTCTCGGCCGACGAACTGGCCCGGGCGTGGTTGCCTCGCCTGGCCGAGGCGTGTCGGTTGCAAGTAACCATCGAGCCGTTCACCGCAGCCGAGCAGGAGCAAATCGCCGCCCAAGTCGCCAACCGCTTCGGCAACGACGCCTGGAACCAGCGTCGCTAG